A single genomic interval of Selenobaculum gibii harbors:
- a CDS encoding cold-shock protein, whose amino-acid sequence MNKGTVRWFCPEQGFGVIVNDTDNKNIFVHFSAIITEGFKSLAEGQKVFYDIASDAKNSSKIIAVNVLSA is encoded by the coding sequence ATGAATAAAGGTACAGTAAGATGGTTTTGCCCAGAGCAAGGGTTTGGTGTTATTGTAAATGATACCGATAATAAAAATATATTTGTACATTTTTCAGCAATCATAACAGAAGGCTTTAAATCTTTAGCCGAAGGTCAAAAAGTTTTTTATGATATTGCAAGTGATGCAAAAAATAGTAGTAAAATTATTGCTGTTAATGTTCTAAGTGCATAG
- a CDS encoding nitrogenase component 1, with translation MNTNQKLQRWLPCKSRCEMAGAASFFLSLKDCAILINGPRWCATIAEREMARVEKKYERRIFCSEVKEIDLLYGADDALLLGLEEVKKECNPKMIAVINSCSVSLIGDDIQGICHRANLACEIIAVDAGGLKGEFWEGYQEALDKILDLVTAKVKVKKEVVRKNRVNLFGWCNNYPNWQGDLAEIKRMLISCGIEVGVCLGADETSLAEMMQLPLAACNIVLSPELGVEAAKRLAEEWGQDYLIAPTPYGMQCSIAWLNRIAEKLQINICTEKLETEIDINQEKLDQAIFQLKADYKNFGFGDVYLTLPYGVAYGIVEALKTEFPEFNDIYLKIEGPNKAEYPMIQGVRAWQVKQDTLSVEEAGISLVLGDWQTRLEVGQYDRMIFKNFLMPMQGVPVAERPYAGVLGWKHFMAEVIEVFHVIAYLHPAKVEK, from the coding sequence ATGAATACTAATCAGAAATTGCAGCGGTGGCTGCCGTGCAAAAGTCGTTGTGAAATGGCGGGCGCAGCCTCATTTTTTTTGAGTCTAAAAGATTGTGCGATTTTGATAAACGGGCCTCGTTGGTGTGCAACGATTGCCGAACGCGAGATGGCAAGAGTCGAGAAAAAATATGAGCGAAGAATCTTTTGTAGTGAAGTAAAGGAAATCGATTTGTTGTACGGCGCAGATGATGCGCTTTTGCTGGGGTTAGAAGAAGTAAAAAAAGAATGTAATCCTAAAATGATTGCAGTCATCAACAGCTGCTCAGTCAGCTTAATCGGTGATGACATTCAGGGGATTTGTCATAGAGCTAATTTAGCTTGTGAGATTATTGCGGTTGATGCAGGCGGACTTAAGGGAGAATTTTGGGAAGGGTATCAGGAAGCATTAGATAAAATTCTTGACTTAGTTACTGCAAAGGTAAAAGTTAAAAAAGAAGTTGTGCGGAAAAATCGCGTAAATCTTTTTGGCTGGTGCAATAACTATCCAAATTGGCAAGGGGATTTAGCTGAAATCAAGCGAATGCTTATATCCTGTGGGATTGAAGTTGGTGTTTGCCTTGGTGCAGATGAAACTTCTCTAGCTGAGATGATGCAATTGCCATTGGCTGCTTGCAATATTGTTTTATCTCCGGAACTTGGAGTTGAAGCGGCAAAACGGTTAGCAGAAGAATGGGGGCAAGATTACCTTATTGCGCCTACACCTTATGGAATGCAATGTTCCATTGCCTGGTTAAATCGGATTGCAGAAAAATTACAGATCAATATCTGTACAGAAAAACTAGAAACAGAAATCGACATCAATCAAGAAAAGCTGGATCAAGCAATTTTTCAGCTCAAAGCGGATTATAAAAACTTTGGCTTTGGCGACGTATATTTAACGCTTCCTTACGGAGTTGCTTATGGAATCGTAGAAGCACTAAAAACAGAGTTCCCTGAATTTAATGATATTTATCTCAAAATAGAAGGCCCGAATAAAGCAGAATATCCAATGATTCAAGGCGTTAGGGCATGGCAGGTAAAACAAGATACTTTATCTGTTGAAGAAGCAGGTATTTCGCTTGTCCTTGGGGACTGGCAAACTAGACTGGAAGTTGGGCAATATGATCGGATGATTTTTAAAAATTTTCTTATGCCAATGCAAGGTGTTCCTGTTGCAGAACGTCCCTATGCAGGTGTTTTGGGATGGAAGCACTTTATGGCGGAAGTGATAGAAGTGTTTCATGTGATTGCTTACTTACATCCGGCAAAAGTTGAAAAATAA
- a CDS encoding ATP-binding protein, with product MQEYKGRLTLAKGTYVEFVVAPDEDVDFGDILAVEGKNDDIFYIRVYDFKVKSRWSDLKGVGYLMSKLDGEGKAENQEELDFYLGGNHTVKVGMAEQLCYANANGDLFNPKTCPDFFCEVRALRKEDAILLAELKGDLEIGLLKSGRAIMDLPVGIYGNKTIGEHIGVFGTTGSGKSNLVKVLAGSIATNGNYGVLIFDVHNEYHNALIQHPRAKEKVFIYHTGESNGYAKQLKLDYSQLSIEAIVSCANFTEPQLDALFKLSTVWQDKWLEYILNYEVEDIIEALKEETGQKFQSRTISKIKSICWNLKQELNINGYEEDVLKEIINKLETGNIVLVEMKEISNLGEYALSTLLSQALLHYYTCKTEVEREKTKTVLIVLEEAHRFLGKKSHANNNIFAQLVSEARKFNLGMCVIDQQPRLLADQVLSQLNTLFILGLASKADRSKLESMSRKDILKQRNEIKNLDCGEMIAATNYMRFAAPVKVYKYEDYLEHLSH from the coding sequence ATGCAAGAGTATAAAGGTAGGTTGACTTTGGCAAAGGGAACTTATGTAGAATTTGTTGTTGCACCGGATGAGGATGTTGACTTTGGTGATATTTTAGCGGTTGAAGGTAAGAATGACGATATTTTCTATATTAGGGTGTATGACTTTAAAGTAAAGTCGCGTTGGTCAGATTTAAAGGGTGTTGGTTACTTGATGAGTAAGCTTGATGGTGAAGGCAAGGCAGAAAATCAAGAAGAATTAGATTTTTATCTTGGCGGAAATCATACAGTTAAAGTTGGTATGGCAGAGCAACTGTGTTACGCTAATGCAAATGGCGACTTGTTTAATCCAAAGACTTGCCCTGATTTTTTCTGTGAAGTTCGTGCCTTAAGAAAAGAAGATGCAATATTGCTTGCGGAATTAAAAGGTGATTTAGAGATTGGATTATTAAAAAGTGGCAGAGCTATTATGGATTTACCTGTTGGTATTTATGGAAATAAAACGATTGGAGAACATATTGGCGTATTTGGAACAACGGGATCTGGAAAAAGTAATTTAGTAAAGGTTTTAGCTGGTTCGATCGCAACAAATGGGAACTACGGTGTATTGATTTTTGATGTGCATAATGAATATCATAATGCCTTGATTCAGCATCCAAGGGCAAAGGAAAAAGTTTTTATTTATCATACAGGTGAGAGCAATGGGTATGCAAAGCAATTAAAACTTGATTATTCACAGCTTAGTATTGAAGCTATCGTATCCTGTGCGAATTTTACTGAACCACAACTGGATGCTCTTTTTAAATTAAGTACAGTATGGCAAGACAAATGGTTAGAATATATTTTGAATTATGAAGTGGAAGATATTATTGAAGCGCTAAAAGAGGAAACTGGACAGAAATTTCAGTCGAGAACAATTAGTAAAATTAAAAGTATTTGTTGGAATTTAAAACAAGAATTAAATATTAATGGTTATGAAGAAGATGTTTTAAAGGAAATTATCAATAAATTAGAAACAGGAAATATCGTTTTAGTTGAAATGAAGGAAATATCGAATTTAGGAGAATATGCATTATCAACATTATTATCGCAAGCTTTATTGCATTACTATACATGTAAAACAGAAGTTGAGCGAGAAAAAACAAAAACGGTATTGATTGTATTAGAAGAAGCGCATAGATTTTTAGGGAAAAAATCACATGCAAATAATAATATTTTTGCACAGCTTGTGAGTGAAGCGCGAAAATTTAATTTAGGAATGTGCGTGATTGATCAGCAGCCTAGATTGTTAGCAGATCAAGTTTTATCACAATTAAATACTTTATTTATTTTGGGTCTTGCATCAAAAGCAGATAGAAGCAAATTAGAGTCCATGAGTCGAAAGGATATTCTAAAGCAACGCAACGAAATTAAAAATCTTGATTGCGGAGAAATGATTGCTGCTACAAACTATATGAGGTTTGCGGCACCAGTAAAGGTTTATAAATATGAAGATTATCTAGAACACTTAAGTCATTGA
- a CDS encoding ATP-binding protein, producing the protein MKRKVVYPFTAIVGQEEMKLSLILNVINPSLGGVLIKGEKGTAKSTAVRALAELLPAMEVVDGCQFHCDPSEANLLCEACQKKQQEHKLASHHAVKMRVVELPVSATEDRVVGTLDIEHAIKHGEKKFEAGILAQANRNILYVDEINLLDDHVVDVLLDAAAMGINTVEREGVSYSHPARFVLVGTMNPEEGDIRPQLLDRFGLSVVVTGEHEPEKRVEVIKRRLAYEAAPETFIADCQEEQEALATKIIQARKILTNVTISDELLVAVAKMAIELGVDGHRSDITTIKTAMTLAAFDGREEVLLEDIKNAAKLVLPHRMRRRPFEEGALDWDKVEALLAE; encoded by the coding sequence ATGAAAAGAAAAGTAGTATATCCGTTTACAGCTATCGTTGGACAGGAAGAAATGAAATTATCTTTAATTTTAAATGTCATTAATCCATCATTGGGTGGTGTTTTAATTAAAGGGGAAAAAGGAACGGCAAAATCAACTGCGGTCAGAGCTTTGGCAGAACTTTTACCGGCGATGGAAGTTGTTGATGGATGTCAATTCCACTGTGATCCAAGTGAAGCGAATTTGCTTTGTGAAGCTTGCCAGAAGAAACAGCAAGAACATAAATTAGCAAGTCATCATGCGGTAAAAATGCGCGTGGTGGAATTGCCGGTAAGTGCAACGGAAGATCGCGTGGTTGGGACACTTGACATTGAACATGCGATTAAACATGGAGAAAAGAAATTTGAAGCCGGGATTCTTGCCCAAGCGAATCGCAATATTCTTTATGTTGATGAAATTAATCTACTTGATGATCATGTCGTTGATGTTCTTTTAGATGCGGCAGCAATGGGAATTAATACGGTTGAACGTGAAGGGGTGTCCTACTCCCATCCGGCGAGATTTGTCCTTGTTGGGACAATGAATCCGGAAGAAGGCGATATTCGTCCACAATTGTTAGATCGATTTGGACTATCTGTAGTTGTTACTGGTGAACATGAACCGGAAAAAAGGGTGGAAGTCATCAAAAGACGTCTTGCTTATGAAGCTGCCCCGGAAACTTTTATTGCAGATTGTCAAGAGGAGCAAGAAGCTTTAGCAACAAAAATTATTCAAGCAAGAAAAATTTTAACAAACGTAACGATTTCTGATGAACTTTTAGTTGCAGTTGCTAAAATGGCGATAGAATTAGGCGTCGATGGCCATCGCAGTGATATTACAACGATTAAAACAGCGATGACCTTGGCTGCTTTTGATGGTAGAGAAGAAGTCTTACTTGAAGATATAAAAAATGCGGCAAAATTGGTATTGCCGCATAGAATGCGCCGTCGTCCATTTGAAGAAGGTGCCTTGGATTGGGATAAAGTTGAAGCTTTACTTGCAGAGTAA
- the yqfC gene encoding sporulation protein YqfC yields the protein MRRNNLRKLVKAFEIPEDVMGDLSRLTMLGNKQLLIENHRGIIEYTSTYIRLNLVDGILVIKGTHLALGNLQLEQILVEGKVGEIHYDT from the coding sequence ATGCGGCGAAATAATTTACGAAAGCTGGTTAAAGCATTTGAGATACCTGAAGATGTTATGGGCGATTTATCTCGTTTAACGATGCTGGGAAATAAACAATTACTTATTGAAAATCATCGAGGGATTATTGAATATACGTCTACATATATAAGACTTAATTTAGTTGATGGAATTTTAGTGATAAAAGGCACGCATCTTGCCCTAGGAAATTTGCAATTAGAACAGATTTTAGTAGAAGGCAAGGTTGGTGAAATTCATTATGATACATAG
- the nifH gene encoding nitrogenase iron protein — protein MKKIAFYGKGGIGKSTTASNVSAAFSEMGKKVCQIGCDPKNDSTRLLLGHICKQTVLDAVRDSETGEVAAEDIIHTGFHGIKCIEAGGPEPGVGCAGRGIIVALDLLRSLSTLEEEDIILYDVLGDVVCGGFAVPIREGYATDIYIVSSGELMSLYAANNIAKGIQKFAARGKVRLGGIIGNSRNVMQEKELLEEFAQRLNARLIQFIPRDRSVNQAEVNRQTVIEWAPDSAQADVYRNLAKKITDNNELNVPTPLTFAELENLVMKYGNE, from the coding sequence ATGAAGAAAATTGCATTTTACGGAAAAGGTGGAATCGGGAAATCTACGACAGCATCAAATGTTTCAGCAGCTTTTAGTGAAATGGGAAAAAAAGTATGCCAGATTGGCTGCGATCCGAAAAATGACTCCACGCGTCTTTTATTAGGACATATTTGTAAGCAAACTGTTTTGGATGCGGTAAGAGATAGTGAAACGGGAGAAGTCGCGGCAGAAGATATCATCCACACAGGATTTCATGGAATTAAGTGCATTGAGGCAGGCGGTCCTGAACCTGGAGTTGGCTGCGCAGGAAGAGGGATTATCGTTGCACTTGATTTGCTTAGGTCGTTATCGACACTTGAGGAAGAGGATATCATTTTATACGATGTTTTGGGTGATGTTGTTTGTGGCGGTTTCGCAGTACCGATTCGTGAAGGCTATGCAACGGATATTTACATTGTATCCTCGGGGGAATTGATGTCTCTTTATGCAGCAAATAATATCGCTAAAGGAATTCAAAAATTTGCTGCGCGTGGGAAGGTCAGATTGGGCGGAATTATCGGAAATAGTCGCAATGTAATGCAGGAAAAAGAATTATTAGAAGAGTTCGCACAAAGATTGAATGCGCGGTTAATTCAATTTATTCCGCGTGATAGATCTGTAAATCAAGCTGAGGTAAATCGTCAGACGGTGATTGAGTGGGCACCAGATTCTGCACAAGCAGATGTCTATCGCAATCTCGCAAAAAAAATTACCGATAATAACGAATTAAATGTTCCTACACCATTAACTTTTGCAGAGCTAGAGAATTTGGTTATGAAGTATGGAAACGAATAA
- the yqfD gene encoding sporulation protein YqfD, with protein MIHRLMNYRKGSVCIKVKNGYVEKFINFCMNDNVYLWGVRHTEDGLVAWLCVEDFFKLRPIVKKSGVKIVVLKHFGLPFLIKRWKKRKVMMIGACLFFVCLYILSNYIWFIEVTGTKAVSDEQILEIAKEYGLKRGAHSDEFSSKSIERELLIRFPELAWVGINTKGTKVDIEVVEKVMPIVEEMNSYDLIASKDGVITECIVFQGVPMVKVGDIVKEGDLLIKGAESYNNIHTDNDTMKAKGIVKAKLSYHGHGKADFSKVLYEKSGEKDFSFAVKWGDFFYSLKVFNENSFGAFEKEEIVKKIPWWRNSGFAVEFIIDIYDELIAYRQNLSIDQAKQQAIKEALNMSKNSIPEDALLIDNEVKVTDVEDGIEVEITFITEEEISKHSKHS; from the coding sequence ATGATACATAGACTGATGAATTATCGGAAAGGGTCTGTGTGTATAAAGGTGAAAAATGGATATGTAGAAAAATTCATAAATTTTTGTATGAACGATAATGTTTATTTATGGGGCGTTCGTCATACGGAAGATGGATTAGTTGCATGGCTTTGTGTAGAAGATTTTTTTAAATTAAGACCAATTGTAAAAAAGAGCGGTGTTAAGATTGTGGTATTAAAGCATTTTGGACTGCCTTTTTTAATTAAACGCTGGAAAAAGCGTAAAGTGATGATGATTGGCGCATGCCTTTTTTTTGTTTGTCTATATATTTTGTCAAATTATATTTGGTTTATTGAAGTTACAGGAACAAAAGCTGTAAGTGATGAACAAATTTTAGAGATTGCAAAAGAGTATGGATTGAAACGTGGTGCCCATAGTGATGAATTTTCAAGTAAGTCAATTGAAAGAGAATTATTAATTCGGTTTCCTGAGCTGGCGTGGGTAGGTATAAATACAAAGGGAACAAAAGTTGATATTGAGGTCGTTGAGAAAGTAATGCCAATCGTAGAAGAGATGAATTCATATGATTTAATTGCTAGTAAAGATGGAGTCATCACAGAATGCATAGTTTTTCAAGGGGTTCCTATGGTCAAAGTTGGTGATATAGTAAAAGAAGGCGATTTATTAATAAAAGGTGCTGAATCGTATAATAATATACATACAGATAACGATACTATGAAAGCGAAAGGGATCGTAAAAGCAAAACTATCTTATCATGGGCATGGAAAAGCGGATTTTAGCAAAGTTTTATATGAAAAGAGCGGGGAAAAGGATTTTTCATTTGCAGTGAAATGGGGAGATTTTTTTTATTCTCTTAAAGTATTTAATGAAAACTCTTTTGGAGCTTTTGAAAAAGAAGAAATTGTTAAAAAAATTCCATGGTGGAGGAATAGTGGCTTTGCTGTCGAATTTATTATAGATATTTATGATGAGTTAATTGCTTATCGGCAAAACTTATCAATAGATCAAGCCAAACAACAAGCGATAAAAGAAGCTTTAAATATGAGCAAAAATTCAATTCCCGAGGATGCTTTGTTAATTGATAATGAAGTGAAAGTAACGGATGTAGAAGATGGGATTGAAGTAGAGATTACGTTTATTACAGAAGAAGAGATTAGTAAGCATAGTAAGCATAGTTGA
- a CDS encoding VWA domain-containing protein, with amino-acid sequence MMIPSAYPFAAIVGQEQVKKGLMIALVNPKAGGILIGGPKGTAKSTLVRSIREVSGDKRCVDLPLNATEDMLFGNIDLEYAIQEGKRKFLPGILAKANNNILYIDEVNLLRSELLTAILDTNIAGINRIEREGISFSHEANYIVIGTMNPEEGTLSAQILDRFGMYAETTNAIEVEERVQIVKLLLDFEKNRQMFKARYATDIETLAEKIKKATAIVSQIEVSEAMMQLAAQMCAKSFCAGHRAEIYLLEAAKAIAALEERLYILPKDMDEAAMFVLVHRMRQLPQQQPQEQEEQEQNEQEENNDTENNDEQEESELPPPSADEDGQEDDDESESEQEDDKTEETPDNPENQLAPEEQTAEIDKTFQLPKMMLDMGKDRMIRRGSGKRSTTRTDLKQGRYVRASMPKGKIEDLAFDATIRAAAPFQRMRSENGCALNIQQEDLRQKVREKRIGNTFLFLVDASGSMGARTRMKAVKGAIFYMLQEAYQKRDKVGMIAFRRDKAEVLLPITRSVDLAQKCLQQMPTGGKTPLAEGLDTALMTLTAMNKKDKEQEPVLVLLTDGRANAGEDAVKEAMRTAERLRESNVTSVVIDTETDFIKLGIAKNLAREMGATYFSLKQLSQENIVHIVRNITAG; translated from the coding sequence ATGATGATACCATCTGCATATCCGTTTGCGGCAATTGTTGGGCAAGAGCAGGTCAAAAAAGGACTCATGATTGCTCTGGTTAATCCAAAAGCGGGTGGAATATTAATTGGCGGACCAAAGGGCACGGCAAAATCGACACTTGTACGTTCGATACGTGAAGTCAGTGGTGATAAGCGATGTGTAGATTTACCGCTCAATGCTACGGAAGATATGTTGTTTGGTAATATTGATCTGGAATATGCCATACAAGAGGGGAAAAGAAAATTTTTACCGGGAATTCTGGCGAAAGCAAATAACAATATTCTTTATATTGATGAAGTAAATTTACTGCGCAGTGAATTGTTAACGGCGATTTTAGATACCAATATTGCAGGGATAAATCGAATTGAACGCGAAGGAATTTCGTTTTCGCATGAAGCAAATTATATCGTAATTGGAACAATGAATCCGGAAGAAGGCACGTTGTCTGCGCAAATTTTAGATCGCTTTGGCATGTATGCGGAAACGACAAATGCAATAGAGGTTGAGGAACGGGTTCAGATTGTAAAATTGCTTTTAGATTTTGAGAAAAACCGTCAAATGTTTAAAGCTCGTTATGCGACAGATATAGAAACCTTAGCAGAGAAAATAAAAAAAGCAACAGCAATTGTTTCGCAAATTGAAGTATCAGAAGCGATGATGCAGTTAGCAGCGCAAATGTGTGCAAAATCATTTTGCGCAGGTCATCGAGCGGAAATCTATTTATTAGAAGCAGCAAAAGCGATTGCGGCACTTGAAGAACGGTTGTATATCTTGCCTAAGGATATGGATGAAGCAGCGATGTTTGTTTTGGTACATCGAATGCGTCAGCTTCCTCAGCAGCAACCCCAGGAGCAGGAAGAGCAAGAACAAAACGAACAAGAAGAGAATAATGATACAGAAAATAATGATGAGCAGGAAGAATCTGAATTACCACCACCGTCGGCAGACGAGGATGGGCAAGAGGACGATGATGAAAGTGAATCTGAGCAAGAAGATGATAAAACAGAGGAAACACCAGACAATCCGGAAAATCAGCTAGCGCCAGAAGAGCAAACAGCTGAAATTGATAAAACTTTTCAATTACCAAAGATGATGCTAGATATGGGCAAAGATCGTATGATTCGCCGTGGCAGTGGCAAGCGCAGCACTACGCGAACTGATTTAAAACAAGGGCGATACGTTAGGGCGTCAATGCCAAAAGGCAAGATTGAGGACTTGGCGTTTGATGCAACGATTCGCGCCGCCGCACCATTTCAACGGATGCGCAGTGAGAATGGCTGCGCATTAAATATTCAGCAGGAAGACCTTAGACAAAAAGTTCGTGAAAAACGCATTGGCAATACTTTTCTATTTCTTGTTGATGCCAGCGGCTCAATGGGGGCGAGAACGCGGATGAAAGCCGTAAAAGGTGCAATTTTTTATATGCTGCAAGAAGCGTATCAAAAACGTGATAAAGTGGGCATGATTGCATTTCGTCGTGATAAAGCGGAGGTGCTTTTGCCGATTACACGCAGTGTTGATTTAGCGCAAAAGTGTCTACAACAAATGCCGACAGGTGGAAAAACACCTTTGGCAGAAGGGCTTGATACGGCCTTGATGACACTGACTGCAATGAATAAAAAAGATAAGGAACAAGAGCCGGTGCTCGTATTGCTTACTGATGGCAGAGCAAATGCAGGTGAAGATGCAGTAAAAGAAGCAATGCGTACGGCTGAGCGATTGCGTGAATCCAATGTAACATCGGTAGTGATAGATACAGAAACTGATTTTATAAAATTAGGTATCGCTAAAAATCTTGCTCGTGAAATGGGCGCAACATATTTTAGTTTAAAACAATTATCACAGGAAAATATTGTACATATCGTTCGCAATATTACAGCGGGATAG